Genomic segment of Ostrinia nubilalis chromosome 22, ilOstNubi1.1, whole genome shotgun sequence:
ACAACCCGCCCAACAACAACTGCGTGCGCGACGTGCTGCTCGAGTCCGTGTGCAACGCGCTCACCGCCATCTACGCGTCCGTCGTCATCTTCAGCATCCTCGGGTTCAAGGCTTACACCATGACTGAGCACTGCATCGCCAAGTGAGTGAGCTGGTTAATAAGATTTCATTGGAGGCCAAGCTATAGATTCTGGAGGAACAGGAGTAGCAGTGAGGAATTTTTTGAAGAATCTAAAGCAAAATATAGCTAGACTCCTGCTGGCTGCTAACTAGCTTCTAGCTGCTTCGCTGCTGCAGCTTCTTGCTAGCTCTTGACTGTCATCTTCAGAATCCTCGGGTTCAAGGCCTACACCATGACGGAGCACTGCATCGCCAAGTGAGTGAGCCGAGTCCCTTCcatcagtttcagtttcattggAGATTCTAGATGAACAGGAGTTGCATAAGGGATGGAGGATCCTGGCCGCATAAGAGTTGCAGTGAGGAACCGAGAGGTGGGATATTCCCCTTTGCTGCAGGATTTTAGAAGAATCAAGTAAATTGAGCTAAATTAAGACGCAACTAAGATATGGCTAGACTCCAGCTAGCTAGCTTCCAGCTGCTAGCCAGCTCCTATCTTCTAACTAACTCCTGGCTGCTAGCTCCTGTTTGCTGGCTAGATCCTGGTCGCTAGCTAGCTCCTGGCTGTTAACTAGACTCCTGCTAGCTGCTAGCTAGCTTCAAGCTAGCTCCTAGTTCGGCTCCTACAACCCGCCCAACAACAATTGCGTGCTGCTCGTGTCCGTGTGCAACGCGCTCACCGCCATCTACGCGTCCGTCGTCATCTTCAGCATCCTCGGTTTCAAGGCCTACACCATGACGGAGCACTGCATCGCCAAGTGAGTGAGCTGGTTCCCTTCCATCACCTTCTTAGCTGGGTTTCATTGGAGATTCTGGAtgaacaggagttgcagcgatgaaACGAGAGTTGGGATTTCTCCCTAGCTAGCTCCTGGCTGCTAGCTAGCTCCTAGCTAATCCGTCGTCATCTTCAGCATCCTCGGGTTCAAAGCCTATACCATGACCGAGAACTGCATTGCCAAGTGAGTGAGCTGAGTCCCTTCCATCAGCTTCTTAGCTGGGTTTCATTGGAGaccaagctgtagattctggatGAACAGGAGTGGCATTGAGACCCAGAAGTTGGATACATTTGAAGCTTGCTGCAGGATTTTGAAGCATTAGGTAAATTACGCTAATTAGCACATACCTTAATAGGTAGGTTTTTATGCCACGTGCAAGGtttatcctggctacacaggagttgcagccatgggaatgagaggtgggaggTCCTgttagttaaaataatattattaatatgtcGTCTGGTACACTTATTTAGTTACCTATTTTCATTAACTTGTTTCTTTACAATTTCCTTTACTTTGGATTTTATTACGagttttctaaaataactttctgAGCTCTACAAGTATCAACAAAGCTATACTACAGTGAATCAAAACATAAGTTAATTTATAGACGTATGCCTATCAAAATAATAACACAAATGGTGATGGCTAACATACATGTTTCTCTGAAAGCGTTTTTATGGTCCACACAAGGCGCGCCATAAAGCTACACTATACGTTTATGGCGACCATTCCCGCCTTTACGAGATTCTTCATTGATTCACACAATTAGAGAAGGGATTTCAGATTCACGATTGAATTTGTAATGATATTACTGCGGTAAATGGACAAGCAGTTGGAATACAACAGGGGAATTTTATGTTTATGTAGGTAGATTATGTACTACTTGAATTTGTGCTTCCTTTGTCTTGAAATTATTAGTGTAAGACTAAGTAACTCATATTCATGGAATCTTTCATGGCGCCTACTGGAATGTATTTAAAATTGGCGCCCAACATGGTGGGTTATTACTTGACGGTATTTGATTCAACTTTACAATATAAGTACCTTAGCTACATCAGAATAGCACAAGTAGGTTGTAATTTATTGATCCACGCGACGACGCGTGTAGCTGGAAACATTACATAAGGCGTATTTATATTGTGCAAATATTGGAGTTCCAACCTTGAATCTATTGATACTTAAGTATCGCTTACACGATTGATCGTTTTTAAATAAGACCAATTAACTATAGGACAGAATCGATGGTATTTTGAATAAGTATGAACAtgtggaagtgcgcacattacaccaatttggtatcggccaattcctcatacaaattcgAAGGCGACTCCACTATTGACCGACAAAAAGTCGTAGTCTTCGGTATGTCTAATGATTGAGGACCAAAACAAGCATCAAGTTCTTAGCATGGTTTTGTTCCACGAATAAAGAATCTATTCTCTCTAGAATAAAGCCTTAAACCCCGTGTTCTTTGACAGGCAAATCAAGTTCCTGGCCACGCACCACTTCGGCGGGTTCACCCTGAACTCGACCGCGGATTACTACCGGGAGCACTTCCCGCTGCTGAATCAGACGCAGATGGCGCAGATGAATGTCACGGAGTGCACCATCGGCAGGCAGCTGGAGGAGGTAACGTAGCAGAAGACTTTTAACATAAGGGCCTTGCCACATTGGCAGATTGCAAGCGTTTGCATCGccgctttgaaaacgcttgcaatccgccagtgtggcagctCACTAATAGTAACGAAGCGGAGTTTGGAGATTATAGACTACGTTTCCTATTAAACGCTTTACGGCGTAGTTTAGTTACTTACTCGACAgtttctttgttttttattgGGGATGCTCCCATGAGACAGGCCTACCCTAGTGTGGGGGTCATAGAATCTGTGCACCAAGGCATGGACACAAGATGCTATACTACCGGGAGCACTTCCCGCTGCTGAATCAGACGCAGATGGCACAGATGAACGTCATGGAGTGCACCATCGGCAGGCAGCTGGAGGAGGTAACGTAGCAGAAGACTTTAAACTTAATAGTAACGCAGCGCGGAGTTTGGAGAACTTAGGCTACGCGGCATATGGTCAGCGTCACACGTTTCTCTATGGATGCCATAAAAAACGACGACGTCAACGTCTAAAGAGACTAGGTACACATTTCTATAGTAAGCATTGTGACCGCAATACTTGCCCTGTCCCCCAAGACACAGTAAACTTACTCGAcagtttatttgttttttattgggGATGCTCCCATGACACAGGCGTAGCCTTCGTGTGGCTGTCATAGAATCTTGTGTTGGTACACAAGGTTGGCATGGATTACTACCGGGAGCACTTCCCGCTGCTGAATCAGACGCATATGGCGCAGATGAACGTCACGGAGTGCACCATCGGCAGGCAGCTGGAAGAGGTAACGCAGTGGAGTTTGTCTTAGGGAGGTTTCACAGCTCTCCGGGAGATCCTGGTTCCTGGAACGGACACACATCTAGGGTGCTAGAATATTTCAGAGTAAATTCAGAGCATCGCAAGTGTTACCCGTACGCGTCTCCCGTGCACGGGCGGTCTGTACTGATCTCCTGGAGAGCTGTGAAACCTCCCTTACCCCCGAATCTTGACCCCTTAGACACAGTAAACATATTCGACAGtttctttgtttttaatttgatatGCCCCACGAGGCAGGCCTACCCTAGTATGGGAGTTATAATCTGTGCACCATGGCATGGACACAAGATTCTATTACTACCGGAAGGACACTTGAACTGTCCCCCTAGATACAGAGTATGTTCCGATATAGCACTACGTTTACAGCTCAGTGCTCTCACTGGTAGGTTAGAGAGCCCATACCAACTGTAAACTTTTTATCTGAGTTTTTAGAACGGGAAATGGGTGCGTCTATGAGGGCCGTTAGTGTCAGACCGAATCGCTAATGTCAGGGCCATTTCAGATTAGCCTCAATAGTGTTCAGGCAAGCCATCTTGAATCTGACACTGGCGCAGTTCTGCTGCTATTGATGAGGCAataatttgttgttttatgaaatgcCGCGTTAAGACTTTAGTATCAGACCTGACACTAAAAAATCTGACCTTTATaaatgtacaaaaaataacataaatcatCCTTAACCGTTTACTTCCAGGCGGCCGAAGGCACCGGACTAGCCTTCATAGTATTCACACAAGCCATCCTCAAGCTGACTCCAGCGCCGTTCTGGTCGATCACCTTCTTCCTGATGCTCCTGTCGCTCGGACTCGGCAGCCAGATCGGCATCATGGAGGGCATGCTGTGTACCATCTTCGATATCGACTTCTTCAAGCGACTGAGCAAGCCGGTTATCACAGGTCACTTATAACTTATTTTGTCCTAAAATGAGCctatactaaagcccggtctgtgagcacgtagaattttgtccaatgaccccaagctacccatccttatctctcgcgcgtaattatattgctgtcgcgaatgtgcagtgagtgtgcgagcgcgacagcaacataatatataatagcgcgagcgataaggatgggtagcttggggtcattggacaaaattctacgtgctcgcagaccaaaCTATAGCAGCCTATAGGAGTATATACTGCTGGAGACAGGCCTGCTCTGAACGGACCATATTATCCTGTTTTCAACTTGTCACATCCAGCTTTTGTCAGTGaccacctcagatcatagatgaTCTGAGGTGACCACGCAATTAAGGCAAGTTGTCTTACCCTTGCTGAGTCACGCACGGTCTCCACTTTAGGACTCGTGATTCTTCGACAGATTGACCAGCGCACTACAACTTCAGCTTTTGATCCGGAGTCTTTCTCTATcggactaaataaatatttttaagggcGTCTTCAAATAAGGCGCGTGAGAAAGCGCTGCAGTGGCGCGGCAACAGTCACTAATagtattgatataatttttagAAGCGCAGTTGCAGCGCCACTACCAAAGTGACACCTTAACAAAGACATGCGGCTGTTGCGCTTCTagaaatgagggttttcgcgaatgaaagatccgctagatggcgggacgtggatgtggggtctgactgctgcgtgattggtggatttgacatatctgtcaaagtcatgtcaaaaataaccaatcatgcagcatttggacctcgcgtctacgtattgccatctggcggatttttcattcgcgaaaaccctcattgtatgAAAACTAGTATGGCGTACTAATTGCAGCGCTTCCCCACTCGTCTAATTTGAAGGCGCCCTAAGATCTTTTGTAACCATTTATATCTTTCCGCAGGCGTGGTGTGCGTATTCTGCTTCCTGGTGGGTCTGATCTTCACGACTGGCGCGGGCGAGTACTGGCTCAAGATGTTCGACTCCTTCGCCGGCACCGTCGGGCTGGTGGTGGTGGCTCTTATGGAGATGATAGCGGTCATCTACATTTATGGACACGAGCGGTGAGTTTTATGTCCTTGGTCTTAAGGTTTGAGCTCCTGTGGCAGAAATTGAAGACGTTAAACATCACCTGTTGGGTCTGATGTTCTTGAGTACCAGCTTTTAAGATGTTCGACTTTATGTCtttggtcatcatcatcatttcagccactagacgtccactgctgaataaaggcctaccccaatgatttacatatcgcccggttggtagcggtctgcattcagcgcctttctgctacctttatgaggtcgtcggtccacctagtggggggcctgcccacactacgtcttccagcccgtggtcgccactcgagaacttttctgctccaacggccatcatctctacgagctatgtgccccgcccactgccacttgattttagcaattctgcgggttaTATTGGTCACTTTGGTTGtcttgcggatctcctcatttcgcGCGCGAGTACTGGCTCAAGATGTTCGGGCTGGTGGTGGTCGCTCTCATGGAGATGATAGCGGTCATCTACATTTATGGACACGAGCGGTGAGTTTTATGTCTTTGGTCTTAAGGTTTGGGCTCCTGTGGCAGAAGTTGAAGACGTTAAAACATCACCTGACTCTTTATTTCTCATGGAGATGATAGCCGTCATCTACACATAAATGGACACGAGCGGTGAGTTTTATATTTTGCTTGTgaggatctgagacgtggtcgcttactatgggcttcataagaaggctcaaggtcacctaAATAGCGATGgagctcggagtttccctgtgtTGTGGaattagaaatgaggagatccgcaggaaattcaaagtgactgacattgtttaactcaagtggcagtgggcggggcacatagttcATAGAGCTGATggtcgttggggcagaaaagttctcgagtagcgaCCACGGTACGGAACACCATGCAcaagtgtgggcaggcctcccactaaatgaaccgacgatctggtgaagggaCGCCGGAAATAACTGAATATGGGACCGGccgttttggaaatccttggggaaggcctttgtccagcagtggacgtcatttggctgaaacgaacaataTTCAATTCTTATTCGATTGTTTTCCTTCGCAGGTTCACCAACGATATCTACGAGATGACGGGCTACAGACCAGGACTGTACTGGCAGATCACCTGGCGCTACGTCGGGCCGTTCATCGTATCCGGGATCCTGGTCTCCTCTATCGTGTCTATGCTCATCAAGCCGCCGGAGTACAGCGCCTGGGACGCTGCCGAGGTAAGTGACATCTGTATTAAATACCTGCATTACAACGAGTAATATTGCAATTTAGTTCCGTCACATGTCGACAGATGGCGTTGTATGATGTTTTGAATATGACACAACACTAACAGAGACCACGTGATACTTGGATCCTTTGTCGAATCTTCGACGACTGTGATGATAAGACAATATAGGTCAAATGGCCTTTATTCATGCTAAATCCTCAACTGCTACCAGTAGCGAGATCTATGTAATCTGTACTAACGTGTAATGTCACAGTGGTCCATTCACAactcaatagatggcgttgtaaaCATATTTTTCGACACCTGCATCGCGGTGGCAGTATTCGATGCGAAGACATAACAATcagaacaatttatttttaagcaaTTACTTCGTTACCAAGCTCATCAATTTAAAACGTGATTTATTACcttataaagataaataaagccTTAAATAATTCTGAAAATGATAATGAATTATAAAACATATACCATCAAAGACATGAATGTTGCCAATTTATTAAAATCTAATTAGTTCCACCACCATAAAAATTGCATAATAATTTGTTGTTTTTGACTTGATAATTATCAgtaacaaaatttaattttctaacACAATAtcttcattataattttttcttAACATAGAAGTGTAGATTGTCTCCAATAGTTGTACCAAAGTAGGTCCCAAAATGCTACCCTGTCATGGTACACGTCTTCAAGCATTTCCATCGTCACATCTATGTCCATGTATGGTCTGGAATCCTTGGGCACCGTGTCCCATTGCACTGGCAGGAGATCTGATGTCTCTGGAATGGGGTTtctaaaaaagaaaacattcaaTTAGGAGTCGGCATCTTTATCATAAACGTGTAAAAATGCAAGTATTATTTGATAATGATTAGGAAATTGAAGGTTCTGTTTCTAGTTTAAACAACAATTACAGAATATTTAGAAATCACTTATAAATCCACACACCCATACAGGaaactgattaatttcgtttgaggAAATATGTAATTAGGTACAGCTAGTGATTTTCAATTTGTACAAGCCACTGGCATTTGTGGGCATCGAATTAAAAACAGttaaattgaataataaacATTTCAATAAACTCACCCGTATTTTACGAAATTCGCCCACATTGTCGTCATCCTGTCCCTCATCATCAAATGTTCAGGCTCCACCAACGGGTCAAAACCGAAATCTTCCCCCAACCCAAACAGATACTGCAGTTCCTCAGTATGATATGCTCCGACTCCATGTATATTCTTATACCTACTATTTCCAATGTAGGAAAAAATGTACTTGTATACTTTCGCCCCCTGATCCACTAGCCTTGTCACAGAGGTTTCAGCTGCGTGTGTAAAActgaaatcagttaaaaattcACCCAAAGCCAGCTTCGTATCTTGTCCAATTTCTTTGCTTCCCATATAAAACTTCTTCACGATACTCGATACTTGCAACAACTCTTCctcattaaagttaaaagttctATTTAGGCTCTCAATAATAATATCCTTAAGACTTCGGAAAAAGTCGTCAGTTTCGTTCGCAATCGTATTGAATTGTTCTTTGCTGTTATATCCAAAGATCACAGGGGtgtcttttactttttttgGATTGTACAGATGAAAAGAGTCGTCGGTGAGGAAGCTCTGTACTCCTTTGAACTTCTTTTCTTTGCAAACCCTAAGCAGTATGTCAGAAGAGTTAAATGCTTGCATCAACTCGAAAGGGTCTTTCTGTGCAAGGAATTTTAGAGCATCTTTAGTATTACAAGctgtgtaattaaataatgcgGCTAGTTTAATAGCAGCCGTGTAATCTGGCTTTACAAACATAGCGTCCTCTTGAGCTGTGCCACTCTCCACAATTGCTTTGTCAAATAACTTTTCTGTATTCGAATACATGAGCAGATCTACGGAGCCTCCGCCGTAGCTTTCACCAGCAACTGTAACCTTCTTAGGGTCTCCTCCGAACGCTTCGATATTTTGTTGAACCCATTTTAGGGCGTCCACTTGGTCTTTCAAAGCCTGGTTGCCAGGCACTTCTGGGTCATCCAGGCAAAGGAATCCGTACGGACCAAGTCTGTAATTGATTGTTACCACGACGATATCGTGCTGTACCAAATACTGACCTCCGTAGTCCCCACCACTACCAAATATGAAGGCCCCCCCATGGATCCAGACCATGACTGGCAGCTTCTTTTTTGTGGTTTTTGGGACATAGATGTTGAGGCGGAGGCATTGGATGATGCTTTGGGGGCGGAACACTTGGGGGCAGCTTATGGTGATATCAGTAGCATTGAACGGTTCGGTGAAGTATGGGTAGGGCAAGGacacctgaaaaaaaaaaaaaaattatactggGTGGCGCAAAAGTAAAGACCCTATTTGGTTCAGCTATAACATTTTTTCTAAATTAGAAAACTAGatttaggtttttttaaatgtatatttgtGCCATTAAATTTCGTACCATTAGGATTTAAAGATGATGTCTTTTAAATGGTGACCTCCAGAGTTGATACACATTTGAGCCCTATTTATGACATTTTGCATAACTTGCCGTAACACTTCCTGCGATATGTTCGTTATTTCTTGACGAATGTTTTCTTTTAGAGCTGCGAGAGTCTGTGGCTTGTTCACATACACCCGAGATTTCAAAAAACCCCAAAGAAAGAAGTCTGGACTGGTCAGATCGGGTGATCTTGCAGGCCAAGGCAAATCGCCAAAACGAGAGATAACTCGGCCTGGAAAAGCGTCCGTAAGAACATTGACACAATTATTCCACGTTCTTGGGGAGTAAAACGGTCCATGTTTATTTTCAGTGTATTTTACATTTGTTCACTACACAATTTTCAACAACAAAATGACAGAAaatgtcatataaaaaaaaaaaaagtattttctttagTGCCAGTACTTTTGCGCCACCCAGTAGATAATTATGAAGAATTATTTACACGGTATGATGCCAAGGACATAGCTGGCTAAAAAAGAGGAAAATTATGCTTTGTTGCATCCGTTGATGGAGCCTTAGACAGTGCCATGGTGAAACGTATCATGAGCCAATATTAATTTAGGtacgtaataaaaaaaacataaaaacccAACACCTCCATTCTTCCTATGAATAACGCAAAAGGTGACTAGGCAACTCCAGCCAGCATGCGTGTGTCCAACCCTtcatttgcctctagtaaaaTGGAAAGGATCGAGTCCCTGTAGTGGACTACAATACAATATGACCTGATAATgacgataaataaataacatattcCAACTCACCCCAAACGGGTTCTCCTCATCCACTTTAGCGTACGGAATCCCAAAGAAGGTGTTGTAAGAGCCTTCATCGCGACCTTTTATCTGGCCTTTAGAAGTGTTGACTACAACGAAATCTTGACCAAACACTTGCAGGGCAACGCCGAACAGTATAAGCAGTTGTAACGCACGCATCGTTGACTAGACTGACCTGATTGTGAATGTGTGTACCTAAACCACAAGTTTTCCTTAATATTACACCACTAAAAACAAAATGATGCCGTCTGTTGCACAAGAAATtcgaaataatataattaacgtGGAAATAACAAGTTTTTTGAAACACACATCTAGGTATTGTACAAATTgaaccattttatttatttatttagattaacAACAAGGTTACACCACTAACTAAAACAATAATGTTATCGTTTTCATGCTAAGTGCAGACTTAATTGCAGGTGATAACTGCATGCACTGAACacaaaacacaaataaaaataagtaaattaaaacGAATTGAAATTATGCCTGTTCCACCCAAGTGAGTTTGACAAGActgggtttaaataaaaaaactgttgaagTAAATATCATCGTATGGTTAGTGAAGTTAGACTTTTGAGTGtcgattcatttatttaaatttcacttaatattatttttatgaagtataatatttttgtacaaaCA
This window contains:
- the LOC135082769 gene encoding carboxylesterase 5A-like, translating into MRALQLLILFGVALQVFGQDFVVVNTSKGQIKGRDEGSYNTFFGIPYAKVDEENPFGVSLPYPYFTEPFNATDITISCPQVFRPQSIIQCLRLNIYVPKTTKKKLPVMVWIHGGAFIFGSGGDYGGQYLVQHDIVVVTINYRLGPYGFLCLDDPEVPGNQALKDQVDALKWVQQNIEAFGGDPKKVTVAGESYGGGSVDLLMYSNTEKLFDKAIVESGTAQEDAMFVKPDYTAAIKLAALFNYTACNTKDALKFLAQKDPFELMQAFNSSDILLRVCKEKKFKGVQSFLTDDSFHLYNPKKVKDTPVIFGYNSKEQFNTIANETDDFFRSLKDIIIESLNRTFNFNEEELLQVSSIVKKFYMGSKEIGQDTKLALGEFLTDFSFTHAAETSVTRLVDQGAKVYKYIFSYIGNSRYKNIHGVGAYHTEELQYLFGLGEDFGFDPLVEPEHLMMRDRMTTMWANFVKYGNPIPETSDLLPVQWDTVPKDSRPYMDIDVTMEMLEDVYHDRVAFWDLLWYNYWRQSTLLC